CTCTTGTGGTCATGTTGTGGTCATTGTGTGACCATTTGTGCCTCTTGTGGACATGTAGTGGTCATTTTGTTGGTCTTAGTGGATATTTTGTGCCTCTTGTGGTCATGTAGTGGTCAGTTATATGTCTTTGTGGGTCATTTTGTTGCTCTTGTGATCATGTAGTGGTCATTTTATGTCTTTGGGGTCATTTTGTAAATGTCTGTAGTGGCAATATGTCTGTTTGTGGTAATTTATTCTCTTGTGGTCACTTCTTGTGTATTTCTAGTTGTATAATGTGCAGCGCTCTGGCTGAGGATCCCTCCAGGGTTTCTACACTCGCGCTTTTACTAGTTTGGCCCTCACCGGCCGCCGTGCTGTTTCTAGTGAGGCGTGTCAGTGTACacggagtggtgtgtgtgtgtgtgtgtgtccgtgtccggTGTGTGTAACATGAAGGACAGGTCCGAGCCCTCCGTTCTCCATCAGAAATGACCAAACTCCCTCCGTCACTTTTGCGCGGCGGCAGATAAGGAACCACGCGATATTTAAAGAACACGCCTGTAGCTTCGTGCCGCTGTTAGCTTCTGCGTTGTTATGTCGTGTGTCGCCTgtagcttctgtgtgtgtctgtgactacAGACTGTGGGTGTCCGCGTCAGTGATGCGGTTCAACGAGAAGGAGCTGGTGTTTCTGAGCCGGCAGCCGTCAGAGAAGGCAGCTGAGCTGGGGATGAGAGGACCCAAGAAAGGAGACGGTAACTGTTtattccaacacacacacacacacacacacacacacacacacaccactcttATCTTCTGTCTAACGTCATGCGAGCAGCAGCTGATCTGTGGCTTCACACTGTAGTTGTCTTGTCTGCTGATTGTTGTGAAGTTTCACCACAGCTCTTTCTGTTTTATAATCAGTTGTAAAGAGGAGGCTGGTGAAGCTCGTAGTCAACTTCCTCTTTTACTTCCGgactgatgaggaggaggtgagctggagaaacatttaaacagctgatcagttttaataatcaataataatcatgttattaaagtcattattttattGGTTCGTCAGCCGATTggagctctgctgctggagcagtgcagggtggagagagaggacagtcAGAGCTTCTCCTTGGGTGAGCTTCAGCCTCCTTTCGTTTTCATTTCACgtcaggtgacacacacactgactgtttGCATTACTGAGCTCATTGTTTGTGCAGATACTATTCAAATTGTTATGCATTGTTAAACTTATCACAGAGCAGCAACagagaaattaattaaagtcCAGTATTATTGgatttattattacaatttcTAATATGTAAATTTGCACTATGGATCACCATTAAACTTGAAATCTTTTGATCTGATTCCAGCTTTCCTggatgaagcagagaggaagtaTCTGTTCGAGTGTGACTCAGAGGAACAGTGTGGGGAGTGGGTCGACTCCATCATCAAAGCCAGGTAGTCATGACTCCTTCATTCTTCCACCTTGAAACCACAAACAAAGATTTCGACCATAGATTAGACCATCATTGTTTCTGTGAAGATAAAGACACCTATACAAGGAAACAAGGAAATATGTCTTTGTTGTTTCATCTTATTAACTATAGCcataaaaatgaacattttgttATGGTTACATATGTGCAGTGATCATTGCTTCTTTGGTGTTGTTCTGCTGCAGGATGTTGATTCAACACTGTTACAAATTTAATGAATGATGCAGTGGTCCCCAAAGACAAAATGTTGTACATTATGTAATACATGATTAAGTTTATAGAGATGAACTGAACTGATCACAAATACTTGCAGGTATAATCTCTACTGTATTCACTTAGAAACTTTTTTCTCGTCACATGTCAAAATAACTCTTCTCATCTCCTGCAGTTACGAGTTCATGAGGAAGAATCTGGTATTTTATCGAACTGAAATCCACAGGCTCACTGGCAAGGTAAGACCCTTCACAGCACTAAATGCCAAACAGATGGAGCGTCTCCCTGCCCACACTCTGAAATACACTGGCAGTGTTTGAGTCATGCTTAGTTTGGATTTTGTGGGGTAAAGTTTTGTAGCTGAGACTTGGGACACTGAAGTACAGTAATGTACTAATGTGGTTATAACAGAGTTATGTAGTAATGCACTCAAAATGTATATCGTCACGTAAAGCATTATAGAAAActttgtatgtttgaaggtcttttgcacaatttaagttaccaactgcCATTAGATGTTAACAGGTGTTAGCAGCCATCAGCATCAGTTACGGACATAACGTCAGTTGTGCACCATAGCATTATCAAGTGTTTAGGCTTGTAATCAACAAGGGTAccctgaggctaaaggtaaatctgactggctactggcctgtatggcagtactatgaaaaccatgtggcccgctcagcAGATCAGACATTATTACCTctctgcctttttaaactaaacactgtcccattttagaacataaCATCTGGAGCGACTGACatggacatttgctttctcacaagCAGCCCCTCCAGTAAACTTCGAGAAAATGTCCGAACTTCAGTGCTGAAAGCTGCTTATACTCATACTCTACTCAAACTACTGCCCTCTCTTTGTTTGGATGCGTGTGTAGATTTGTTAAAATTAAATTTTGCCCACATCACACACCATATTTTGAGGTCTCAAAGATCTCAGAACTTCACTAAATCCAACCCAAACTTTGCTGCAAGTCTAGACACCATTCTGGTTAAATGGTAAActactttatgtttttttttcttatttgtctttgtgttttgtgttatttaccTGAACTAACAACGTTATCTAAGATCTAATTCTATTCAACAACAGAGCATTTGTTCTGTTGCACACTCAACTGTTTTCTTACAGTCTTTGCTCATGGTCTCTTGTCTCTGCAGGACCCCCTGGAGCAGTATGGTATATCAGATGAGACGCGCTTCCAGGTCAGCAACGGGCTGCAACTTACGCCTGGTGACACCTCCTCCCTGTAGACCAGCGTTCCGCCATTCCAAATCCTAGTCCTTACTCATTTGAAAGCCATGGCATTACTGTGCACACTCTAGACTTTTAGAATTTCAATGCTTTGAATATATTTAGTGTTGCTCGATACTTCTGGCAGGGTGTCTGATAATCAACTACTTCTCTTCTGTCATTGCTGGTCATTACAGGTAACACAGGGCTTGGGTAAAATCAACGCTGtcttattttttctgtttaagGGACTGTTCTTGCCACTTCATCTTCAGACCTCTGCCTTGGTTAATCagttaaatgtataaaatgtgtttttatactgtGTCTACTACTGGACAAGCTGAACATTCATGTTATCGGATCTATTCTGATCATACTTGTCTTGTACAGACGGGACTGTGACTTTCTATCAGGACTATTTGTGAAATTAGCTTGACTGAGAATCAGTTCAGGATGTTAATGCACACTGTTGAAGAAGTGCATGGCCAATTCAGAAAAAAACCTTAGGCAGTCTTCACTGTCTTAATTTGAACTGCATGAGCCATTTGATCTGCTCAGTTGAGCCACACATTTTACTCCAACACTCCAGTATGTATTTATGAGCCAGCCCATATAgaatatttagtttaaaaaaaactataattttgCACATATTACTTAACTTGGTTTTAAGGTTTTTTTATGATTAGAATTTCATTAATTTACTTGAACCTACTGTACCTTTTCTGTGGCACTTTGATTGTTTTAGATAAGCTGTTGGACCACGCTGAGAAACAAGGCTCttgacatgatttaaaaaatatattatttctttttgtcaGTGTAGTGTAATCATGAGCTCTAATTTAGCTCTCAACCACATTTCACTGCAGGCCATTGCTGTATCCTGCAGATAGGTGAAATATTGACTTCACCAGTCAACAGTCTTAACCACAAACAGGATatgtcattaaatgtgtctCCAGTTTTAAAACCTTTTGCACATGGAATGTCTTCATTCTGTTTTTACTTCATGTTAGACTGTTTGTTTCTtcctattattttattttttttaattaataaagcCATTTGAAAGCTACTGTAAATCCCTGCACTGTGCAATGTGTCGGTCAAGATGGAAACGTTggttctttttaaaatgtttcaaaaatgatttggtacacaaacacacattcaaactaGTGTCTCCCACGCTGCAGGCCTTCAACTTTCACTAATTcattgcaccaaatttcagcCCTGCAGTGTACAAGGCATTTGTTAGTCcttgtttcactgttttcccgACTCGAGAAAttgtctggagcaactgacatCTGCGTCCTCACATACGGCCCCTCCAGAAATGTTCAAGAATATGTGTGAACTTCAGTGCgtgactgaaagcagcttacaTCAACTCATAGGGCACTTGCACCTCACACTGTATTTTGATAAGGGTTTCAAACCAAATCCACCCTAAGCTTAGGTGTGTGAGAATACCTCCCTTTGGGTGAGTGgtaaaatactgtatgttcgtttttttcttttgtttttagtctttttGTGCACTTATGTAATCAGCTGATTCTGGGGCCCCACCTCAGCATGGGTCCCTAAGTGTTTCCCTTGACAACCCTTCAATAGTAGTATTGAGCTACTGTCAGCAGTGGATTCAAAATGTCTTCAGCTTCTGTTCATCACATAGTTTGAGAGTCACAGCGATATGAAGAAATGTGCAGATGTGAATCGGTGGatagaagaaaagagagagaacactgGTGCTAAAGAGGAATAAATACAAGCAGCTGTTACATTTCCAGATGTTCTTCTGTGTGTCAGGATCCAGAGTGTTTATGATGCACGCGCTCGCTCACGCACGCGCTCGCTTTCACATCATTAAACGCGTTTTTATTGTTCACCATTAATTCAGAGGCAGCAGCGGGAGGTAAACAGTGTCCTGATAAAGAGCTCCTGTGTGCGAGCGTGCGTGTGtatgagagagcgagagagagagagagagcgtgtatgtgtgcgcgtgcgtgtgtatgAACGAGAGAGACACGTTTCCTTAGCAACGGCCAAATGTGCGATTCAAAAAAGCAGTGACGTCACGCTCTTCCCGTGGTGCTTAGCGAACCCAGATTGAACCATCGGCTGAAGGAAACATTTACATCTTGTATGCTCTGTTTTTTAATAGTAAAAAAGCGTCGAACGAAAAACTTTCTACTGGAATCGACGCAGCGAGGGAAACTAGTTCCACGGTACGTAACGGAAAGAGCGCATCGACACGcagaaagtgtgaaaacaaGTGTGGCTGGTGGACAAACAATGTTGCTAATGGGTTAGCAGGACAGCTAGCGTATTTTACCTTAGGTTAGTCAGCTGAGCTAGCGTTAGCATTAGCCTAGCTCCGTATGCtgcattattaaattatatgttCTTTGTTTGCAACATTGAATTGTAATAGACAGAGTTGCTGTCTACTTTATCACCGCAGAGAAATCCGGGTGTGGGGTTTATCCCCGGGTTGTTTCTACCAGTGTGTCCTGAAGGTGACTGTGAagtttgttttgtcattaaCATCCACTTTAATGTGATGACGGTCATTAACTCATTTatgtaccttttttttaaaaacacacccGGCTGATAAGTGTGATCCTTCCTCTCCTGTAATAGAATCATCAGCTCGTCTTGTAGCCTTCAGGTTGTGGTCATTTCAATAAGCAGTCATACTAgtcattttgacatgtcacagacacacaggttaGTGTTGCTGAAACTACTGGTGGAATAATCAATGGGCTGGTCTGCACAAAACTAACAACTTGAAATCCAATCGTTGTTTTAGTAGCTCGTCAATCTGATGTCAAACCTTTGCAGATTCCGGCTTCTTTAATGTGAACACTCTTCTCTGTCATCGTTTACTGTGCTCATTGTTATTTGTCAACTTCTATCCATAAAGAAGAGTTAAGGAGGTATATATCGATTGGGTGTTAAATGTCCTCGCTatgcttgcacaatgcatacgctttatatatatttgactttttattatattgttattgatgaaaattatattgcgatggttattgatatttttttactCGGCCCTATGCTGCGTCAGACTAAATAACCAGAATTCAGCAAGTCAGGATAAATCTCTCTGTTAGTCGTCTGCCATCTgacatgttcatttaaaaactgtttttttatgatcattttatgatagtgttgatcatttatatcatgtTTTCCAGGTATCATGGATCAGGACTATGAGTGCAGGCTGCTCAGGCAGATCAACATCCAGAATGAGAATGCAAGCCCCGTAGTAAGTAAAGAATACGATCACTTGTATTTTTGTCTATTATGTCCCTGTCATTGTGCATTTTAACTAATACTTCCTTAAAAAAAAGGCGTACAGTCTTGACTAGTATAATAATTCTTCTATTAGTCATCATCTTGACTATAGTATACTGTTTGCCCCTCCCAAAGTGGATTAAGTAGTAGAGGTTTTAAGATGGGCGGACAGGGTGTTACTCTCTGTGTTGGCAGCGTAAATACTTCAACAGGCTAGTCTCTTTCATTTGACGGTGTCACTAGTGTTGAGTGAAAACAAGACCTTACCAGCCAAATGACTGGGTTTTGTGAATGTTGCCTCCTGTTGTTATCGCCTTCAACAAATGCACCATCTGCCACCTAAATGATCGTCTTGTTTTGTCATCAAGTTTTCAAACCACCGTCTgaagcttgtttgtgtttgtcctctaGTCAGAAAatgctcttttctctccaccCCTGTGTAGAAAGCTGTAGGTGCTGCGCGAGCTCTAACACCCACCAGCTCCCCCCTGTCCTCCCCTAGCAAGCATGGTGATCGCTTCATTCCCTCCCGGGCCGGAGCCAACTGGAGTGTCAACTTCCACCGCATCAATGTGAGTCTGCTGTGAAACACTCAGGCCTTtcactgtcttcttcttccaccAAAAGAACAATGATCTCAGGATGAACATAAAGTTTTAGCATTTTCTGTCAATTAGTCTGTTGTAACTTGCTCAGATTAGGTTTCAGAATGGTTATTCATTTGTTTCAATTTTTTTGCAGGAAATTGAAAAGTCGCATAATCAAAATAGGAAAACCAAAGATGGCACGACAGACAGCAACAAAGGTAATCAATACACTTTTCTACCAAGAGAGAAGAGATtcaagcaaatgaaaatgtatcttgACATGATAACTGGCACCAATATTATGAAATATTCTGCTCTGCTATTAGGAGACAGGTGCGTCCTTCTTTtactgcagacattttaaattttaaactgttcttctttgagacatttcattttttttgtcattgctGTTTGAAATTTTCACAGATGGCACCAGTTTGTTGCTTTATCTAAAagactgaaactgaaaactcttgatgtttacttgttttactttaattgtagCCTTTCAGTATGTTGTGTATTTAGAAATCCTGCGTATTATGACTCCTGAGATAACATAAACATCTGCGTCACCAAAATTAGAGGGTATACTGTTTTAAACACAGCTAAACCCACTATAAAAGGCAATTAACTTTTTTTCCATCgtcagtagaggagtttgcctttcacttTTTACCTTAGTGCGTCATGTTCAACAGCATGAATGTGCCGGAAACTGTGGCCCTCTCTGGTCAACATAGCATGTTCACTCAGGTCTCATGTTTCCATCCCTGCTGATCAGAGCCGATTAAAACCTGTGcccactgcagagtcatttgatcCAGGTGTGAATGCCGACTGTatccattgcagacaaaagccagatgttggcGGGCGTTAGTGGGTTTTCTAACGAGTGGAAAGGGGtctaataatgataatattaatatatcatGTTTTAACCTGTGATTCTCAGCCCCAAACACAGATATTATTCTTTGTTGTTGCTGGATATTTAGTGGGAGTTTTCAGCTCATTTCCACCGGTATCTCTGTCTGCTGGGGTCTGAGTTGATCCTTTGACCCTCTTGTTTACTAAGTGTAGGCAGGCTCAAGGAAACTTGAGAAATGAAATTGCAAAGGGAGAAAACCAGTTTGAAGTGAATaatttctgtctcttccttcAGCGGATGGGCTGGCGTACTCGGCTCTGCTGAAGAACGAGCTGCTAGGAGCTGGTATCGAGAAAGTCCAGGACCCGCAGTCAGAAGATCGCCGCCTGCAGCCGTCCACTCCTGCCAAAAGGAGCCTTTTTAGTGTAAAGACCGTTAACACAGCTCTACTCTACGCTACTggtttttgctgtatttttccTGCATCAGTaatcatctgtttgtgtttttagtaCTCTGTCAGTGCAAAGAGAGCTCTGCCAGAAGAGGATGGAAATACAGTATCTCCATATTCTCTATCACCTGTCAGTAGCAACAGGTAACACCATTTACCCTGCTGCTCATCAGATGTTAGCTCTTCAATTCAAGAGGAAAAGAGCCTAATATCCCTCCCtcactattttgtgttgttgcattgCAGCCAGAAACTGCTACGGTCGCCAAGGAAACCTACGCGCAAAATATCCAAAATTCCTTTCAAAGTTCTGGATGCTCCAGAGCTTCAGGATGACTTCTACCTCAACCTTGTGGACTGGTCCTCTCTGAATGTGCTCAGTGTTGGACTGGGTACCTGTGTCTACCTGTGGAGTGCCTGCACcagccaggtgtgtgtgtgtgtgtgtgtgtgtgtgtgtgtgtgtgtgtgtgtgtgtgtgtgtgtgtgtgtgtgtgtgtgtgtgtgtgtgtgtgtgtgtgtgtgtgtgtgtgtgtgtgtgtgtgtgtgtgtgtgtgtgtgtgtgtgtgtgtgtgtgtgtgtgtgtgtgtgtgagagatctGACTGCACTGAGCAAAGCGGCCTGTtgagacctggtattaacatccgtcctgacaGATCTGATCATTTTTTGTTCATACCTGGTATTGAAATGCATCCTAaatgaccacttgtgattggatttcGCTTCCCAGCtctatatgtaaataaacatgaccGTTATGAGAGAcaaaattatgttgtttttactcatttTGAGTTTACAAATGAGTCTTAtggtgttagtgtgtgtgtctgtgtctgagcaggagtgagagagagatggagagaatgaaTGCTGATATTTTTTAACTGTTATACCAATTTAAGAAACGTCCACCTTGGAATTTGGTCTGAGTGATTGGATCTCAGGACACATTCAGCTGCGTTGAGACCTGAACTTAacgctgaccacttgtgatcggattaCTTAGGACGAATGTTACTTCCAGGTCTGAATGGGGTCAAAGAGGCCTGAAGCAGTGGCCTTCACTGTGGTTACAAACAATCTAAAAGTATAAATTTCTCCCTCAAATGTTTCTAATCACACTGGATCTGTACACAAAGGCTTTTATTGCCTCTGTGTCATACACATTAACTAAAAGAGTCTTTAAATATAATGGAACTGCTTTCTGGATGCATGTCAATCTTTTTGTCTCCTTTCCATTTCTTTAGGTGACACGTCTATGTGATCTTTCTGTAGAAGGAGATTCAGTAACATCAGTGGGCTGGTCTGAGAGGGTGAGTTTCTCAGTTATCTGTTGTCATCGAGGTTACACTAACCAAAAGAAAATATGGCTGAGATTCACTAATACTCTGACAAagagtcactgtgtgtgtgtgttccgatTCATCCTTTCGTGAgctagttttttttctttatacgTCAGTTTAATATTAAAAGTGTGCTGTCTATTTTTAGGGTAACCTGGTGGCAGTGGGGACTCATAAAGGCTACGTACAGATCTGGGATGCAGCAGCGGGAAAGAAGCTGTCTGTACTAGAGGGACACACAGCCAGAGTGGGTGAGTAGAGCGAGGCTGTCGTGACGGAGGCAGTTGCCGGAGTTGAAACATCATTGCCTTCGTTTTCTCGCAGTTGTTCAGCAACATCTCTCATTCATGGTCAGTGAATCATCTTCGCTTGGATGTTTCATTCTCTTCTGCCAGGTGCGTTAGCGTGGAATGCCGACCAGCTGTCGTCAGGGAGCCGTGATCGGGTGATCCTGCAGCGGGACATCAGAGCCCCGCCTCTCCAGTCTGAGCGCCGCCTCCAaggacacagacaggaagtatgCGGGCTCAAGTGGAGCACGGACCATCAGCTGCTTGCCTCCGGTGGTAATGATAACAAGGTACGCAGACAGAGAATCTCACCTGTACTTCTGCACCAGCACCACGTTCAATTACCACAAActtatttcctttccttccctgGCCCTACTTATTTCATTCTGCTGTCTGCAGCTGCTCGTGTGGAACCACTCGAGCGTCCTCCCGGTGCAGCAGTACACAGAGCACTTGGCCGCAGTGAAGGCCATCGCCTGGTCTCCCCACCAGCACGGCTTACTGGCCTCTGGTGGCGGCACCGCCGACCGCTGCATCCGCTTCTGGAACACTCTGACAGGCCAGCCGCTGCAGTGCACCGACACCGGCTCTCAAGTCTGCAACCTGGCCTGGTCCAAGCACACAAACGAACTGGTGAGTGTCCTCAAGTCTCTGATCTGGACAGTTCTGTTGTGAAGAAGATGCAGAAGCAGAAAAGTGTACATTGTAAAAGGAACTACATCTTTGATAAATTGTTAATGATGTTACCTGGAGTCAGATGAGAAGATTAAATGTGCTTTACTGTTCACCCAGAACTTAGCATTCAGTGCATCCTGTTTTCATAGTAAAGACGCCGGCTTTGCACACAGTAGTTATAAAATATGCAGGTTACTGAAATGCAACttgtaaataacagtttcagaTAACTGTTATTTTGTATAAACTTTGCTTTCAACCATTAGCAAAGCCATTTCACTGAATCTCATATTTTCCATCATTTTCTAATCATCCTGCAGGTCAGCACTCATGGTTATTCCCAGAACCAGATCTTGGTGTGGAAGTACCCCTCGCTAACTCAAGTGGCCAAACTCACAGGGCATTCCTACAGAGTTCTCTACCTGGTCAGTATACTGTACactatgtgtttgtttatgtttg
Above is a window of Hippoglossus hippoglossus isolate fHipHip1 chromosome 17, fHipHip1.pri, whole genome shotgun sequence DNA encoding:
- the plekhj1 gene encoding pleckstrin homology domain-containing family J member 1, with product MRFNEKELVFLSRQPSEKAAELGMRGPKKGDVVKRRLVKLVVNFLFYFRTDEEEPIGALLLEQCRVEREDSQSFSLAFLDEAERKYLFECDSEEQCGEWVDSIIKASYEFMRKNLVFYRTEIHRLTGKDPLEQYGISDETRFQVSNGLQLTPGDTSSL
- the LOC117777680 gene encoding fizzy-related protein homolog isoform X2; protein product: MSLPSADGLAYSALLKNELLGAGIEKVQDPQSEDRRLQPSTPAKRSLFSYSVSAKRALPEEDGNTVSPYSLSPVSSNSQKLLRSPRKPTRKISKIPFKVLDAPELQDDFYLNLVDWSSLNVLSVGLGTCVYLWSACTSQVTRLCDLSVEGDSVTSVGWSERGNLVAVGTHKGYVQIWDAAAGKKLSVLEGHTARVGALAWNADQLSSGSRDRVILQRDIRAPPLQSERRLQGHRQEVCGLKWSTDHQLLASGGNDNKLLVWNHSSVLPVQQYTEHLAAVKAIAWSPHQHGLLASGGGTADRCIRFWNTLTGQPLQCTDTGSQVCNLAWSKHTNELVSTHGYSQNQILVWKYPSLTQVAKLTGHSYRVLYLAMSPDGEAIVTGAGDETLRFWNVFSKMRSTKESVSVLNLFTRIR
- the LOC117777680 gene encoding fizzy-related protein homolog isoform X1 → MDQDYECRLLRQINIQNENASPVKAVGAARALTPTSSPLSSPSKHGDRFIPSRAGANWSVNFHRINEIEKSHNQNRKTKDGTTDSNKADGLAYSALLKNELLGAGIEKVQDPQSEDRRLQPSTPAKRSLFSYSVSAKRALPEEDGNTVSPYSLSPVSSNSQKLLRSPRKPTRKISKIPFKVLDAPELQDDFYLNLVDWSSLNVLSVGLGTCVYLWSACTSQVTRLCDLSVEGDSVTSVGWSERGNLVAVGTHKGYVQIWDAAAGKKLSVLEGHTARVGALAWNADQLSSGSRDRVILQRDIRAPPLQSERRLQGHRQEVCGLKWSTDHQLLASGGNDNKLLVWNHSSVLPVQQYTEHLAAVKAIAWSPHQHGLLASGGGTADRCIRFWNTLTGQPLQCTDTGSQVCNLAWSKHTNELVSTHGYSQNQILVWKYPSLTQVAKLTGHSYRVLYLAMSPDGEAIVTGAGDETLRFWNVFSKMRSTKESVSVLNLFTRIR